One Candidatus Ozemobacteraceae bacterium DNA segment encodes these proteins:
- the cmr4 gene encoding type III-B CRISPR module RAMP protein Cmr4: MFEKKNLVFYYCTTPLHMGAGTAVGAIDNPIQREVHSNHPVINGAGIKGAVRHHLTHVWGGEKQKTIDELFGSDTSAKELHAGAVSFTDAHLVAFPVRSLKNTYAYVTCPYALARLERLAANAGAKVAWQVPAVQQGQALVATDSQILQGKVYLESYEFSKAATGPDIKPIAEWLAKTCLPDSTHFEYFQKKLREDLVVLNNTDFDYFVRHCTAVEPHVKIDDTTGTAANGALFYTENLPPESILAGLTLASIERTKGKESNTRRKAAEALTAIFQGEGDLAGIGGTLVQMGGDATTGRGLVLVTAVTAGNGKEN; the protein is encoded by the coding sequence ATGTTTGAAAAAAAGAATCTGGTATTTTATTACTGCACCACGCCCCTCCACATGGGAGCCGGAACCGCCGTCGGCGCGATCGACAACCCCATCCAGCGGGAAGTCCACAGCAATCATCCCGTGATCAACGGCGCCGGCATCAAGGGCGCCGTCCGCCACCATCTCACCCATGTATGGGGCGGGGAAAAGCAGAAGACGATCGATGAACTGTTCGGGTCCGACACGAGCGCGAAGGAACTCCATGCCGGCGCCGTCTCGTTCACCGACGCCCATCTCGTCGCGTTCCCCGTCCGCTCGCTGAAAAATACCTATGCTTATGTTACATGCCCCTATGCCCTGGCGCGCCTCGAGCGGCTGGCGGCGAATGCGGGCGCGAAGGTCGCGTGGCAGGTTCCGGCGGTCCAGCAAGGCCAGGCTCTCGTCGCCACGGACTCGCAGATTCTGCAGGGAAAGGTATACCTCGAGTCGTACGAGTTTTCCAAAGCCGCCACCGGGCCGGATATCAAGCCGATCGCCGAATGGCTCGCGAAAACCTGCCTTCCCGACTCGACCCATTTCGAATACTTCCAAAAGAAGCTTCGTGAAGATCTCGTTGTTCTCAATAATACGGATTTCGATTATTTCGTTCGACACTGCACCGCGGTGGAACCCCATGTGAAGATCGACGACACCACGGGAACCGCGGCGAACGGCGCTCTGTTTTATACCGAAAATCTGCCGCCCGAAAGCATTCTCGCCGGCCTGACGCTCGCCTCGATCGAACGGACGAAAGGCAAGGAATCGAATACGCGTCGAAAAGCGGCTGAGGCTCTGACGGCTATTTTCCAGGGCGAGGGCGACCTCGCGGGAATCGGTGGGACTCTGGTCCAGATGGGCGGAGACGCGACCACCGGCCGCGGTCTCGTTCTCGTCACCGCCGTGACGGCGGGGAACGGAAAGGAGAACTGA